From Mucilaginibacter gotjawali:
ACGGTAGCATAGAAGTCCTGTTCAACGGATTCAACCGTTAATCCGCTGAAAGCTTCTAGTTGAAGGATATTCTTTTGAATGGATATATTCGTCTCTACCCCCCATCTCAAGAAGTAAAGCTTTTTGAAGTCGCTATTGGGAAAACCGTCTTCTGCCCATAAGTTTGTCACTAGTACTTCTATTGTTTTTTCAAGCTCAACCCGTACTAGCCTCACTTTTAGCAATGTCTGCCTGGTGATGATGAATCCGCTTTCTTTTAATCCTTCTATGGCCGCTTTCCCTGGTGATAGATGAATAACTTCTGTTTGTTTACCTCTCGCTACAAATTCCTGTACCATACTATGATTATCCTTTCCCCTGATGACGAATTTAATTTCCTTCTCGGCCCAAAGATGTAAGGCGAACATTTTGTAACTGCAAAAATTTCTGTCGTAAATAGCCAGCATATC
This genomic window contains:
- a CDS encoding transposase, which gives rise to MLNQLVLYSKIAPYRYGEVPMAYDATEELEEDMLAIYDRNFCSYKMFALHLWAEKEIKFVIRGKDNHSMVQEFVARGKQTEVIHLSPGKAAIEGLKESGFIITRQTLLKVRLVRVELEKTIEVLVTNLWAEDGFPNSDFKKLYFLRWGVETNISIQKNILQLEAFSGLTVESVEQDFYATVFTANLHSVLIKDAQQSIDENSKSRKYPMKVNRNKSIGKLKINLISLFTDNDVGRILNILHAHFIRDILPVRPNRSYERVRKNKQSKSKHRTFSNFKPSY